The following proteins come from a genomic window of Lolium rigidum isolate FL_2022 chromosome 5, APGP_CSIRO_Lrig_0.1, whole genome shotgun sequence:
- the LOC124658463 gene encoding importin subunit beta-1-like, translating to MSLDVTQILLSAQSADGSIRKHAEESLKQFQEQNLPGFLLSLSSELANNEKPEESRRLAGLILKNALDAKEQHRKSELFQRWLVLDAVVKAQIKSLLLQTLSSPVASARSTSSQVIAKVAGIEIPQKQWPELIGSLLSNIHLVQPNVKQATLETLGYLCEEVSPEAVDQDQVNKILTAVVQGMSASEGNSEVRLAATRALYNALGFAQVNFSNDMERDYIMRVVCEATQSPEEKIRQAAFECLVAISSTYYDKLATYMQDIFNITAKAVRGDEESVALQAIEFWSSICDEEIDILDEFSTDFTADSDVPCYYFIKQALPALVPMLLETLLKQEEDQDLDEGAWNLAMAGGTCLGLVARTVGDDIVPLVMPFVEENITKPEWRNREAATYAFGSILEGPSADKLAPLVNVALNFMLSALLKDPNNHVKDTTAWTLGRIFEFLHGSALETPSVITNENCQQILTVLLQSMKDVPNVAEKACGALYFLAQGYVDAGSASPLTSFFQDIVQSLLVTSHREDAGDSRLRTAAYETLNEVVRCSTEETAPIVLQLVPVIMMELHQTLEAGKLSTDEREKRSDLQGLLCGCLQVIIQKLGGMESTKFSFLQYADQMMDLFLRVFACRNASVHEEAMLAIGALAYAAGSNFVKYMAQFYQYLEMGLQNFEEYQVCAITVGVVGDLCRALEDKILPYCDGIMTQLLKDLSSNQLHRSVKPPIFSCFGDIALAIGENFEKYLIYAMPMLQSAAELSAHTAAADDEMLDYTNQLRDGILEAYSGILQGFKSSPKTQLLMPYAPNILQFLDALYNGKDMDDSVMKTAIGVLGDLADTLGVHAGPLISQSTSSKQFLDECLSSDDPLVKESADWARIAVSRAVSG from the exons ATGTCACTGGATGTTACTCAAATACTCTTGAGTGCGCAATCTGCTGATGGCTCGATTAGGAAGCATGCTGAAGAAAGCCTCAAGCAATTTCAGGAGCAAAATCTCCCAGGTTTCTTGCTCTCCCTCTCAAGTGAGTTGGCCAACAACGAGAAACCTGAGGAGAGCCGCAGATTGGCTGGTTTGATCCTAAAAAATGCATTGGATGCAAAGGAGCAGCACAGGAAGAGTGAACTTTTCCAGAGATGGCTGGTACTGGATGCTGTTGTCAAGGCGCAAATTAAATCATTGCTACTGCAAACTCTCTCATCTCCTGTTGCAAGTGCCAGATCTACATCTTCTCAAGTCATTGCCAAGGTTGCTGGCATTGAGATCCCTCAGAAGCAATGGCCCGAGCTTATAGGATCATTGCTTTCAAATATACATCTGGTCCAGCCAAATGTCAAGCAGGCAACGCTCGAGACACTTGGCTATTTATGCGAGGAAGTTTCTCCGGAAGCTGTTGACCAAGACCAAGTCAACAAGATACTTACAGCTGTTGTTCAGGGTATGAGTGCTTCTGAAGGGAACTCTGAAGTGAGGCTTGCAGCGACACGAGCATTGTATAATGCATTGGGCTTTGCTCAGGTTAACTTCTCAAATGACATGGAGCGTGATTATATCATGAGAGTTGTTTGTGAAGCAACACAGTCTCCAGAGGAGAAGATAAGACAGGCTGCCTTTGAGTGTTTGGTGGCTATTTCGTCAACTTATTACGACAAGCTGGCCACATACATGCAGGACATATTTAATATTACTGCAAAGGCTGTGAGGGGAGATGAGGAGTCGGTTGCACTTCAGGCCATTGAATTCTGGAGTTCCATATGTGACGAGGAAATCGACATTTTAGATGAGTTCAGTACTGATTTTACCGCTGACTCTGATGTTCCTTGCTACTATTTTATCAAGCAAGCCCTTCCTGCCTTAGTACCAATGCTGCTGGAGACTCTCCTCAAGCAGGAGGAAGACCAAGACTTGGATGAAGGTGCTTGGAACCTTGCAATGGCTGGTGGTACTTGTTTGGGCCTGGTGGCGAGGACTGTTGGGGATGATATTGTTCCTCTTGTGATGCCTTTTGTTGAGGAGAACATAACGAAACCTGAATGGAGGAATAGAGAGGCTGCAACATATGCTTTTGGATCCATTTTGGAGGGTCCATCAGCTGATAAGCTGGCCCCTCTAGTTAACGTAGCCTTGAACTTTATGTTATCTGCGTTGTTAAAGGACCCAAATAATCATGTGAAGGACACAACTGCTTGGACCCTCGGAAGAATATTTGAGTTTCTTCATGGTTCTGCACTTGAAACACCTTCTGTCATTACAAATGAGAACTGCCAGCAAATACTTACTGTGCTGCTTCAAAGCATGAAGGATGTCCCGAATGTGGCAGAAAAGGCATGTGGGGCACTCTATTTCCTTGCTCAAGGCTATGTGGATGCTGGATCAGCTTCACCGTTAACCTCTTTCTTTCAAGATATTGTTCAGAGCCTTCTTGTGACCAGTCACAGGGAAGATGCTGGAGATTCCAGGCTGCGTACTGCAGCTTATGAGACTCTAAATGAAGTTGTCAGGTGCTCCACAGAGGAGACAGCTCCTATTGTGTTGCAGTTGGTACCTGTAATTATGATGGAACTCCATCAGACACTTGAAGCAGGAAAGCTGTCTACCGATGAGAGGGAGAAGCGGAGCGATCTGCAGGGCCTTCTCTGTGGCTGCTTGCAGGTCATTATCCAGAAGTTGGGAGGGATGGAGTCAACAAAGTTTTCTTTCTTACAGTATGCGGATCAGATGATGGATCTGTTTTTGAGAGTTTTTGCTTGTCGAAATGCGTCGGTGCATGAGGAGGCTATGCTTGCTATTGGTGCATTGGCATATGCAGCGGGTTCGAATTTTGTGAAGTACATGGCACAGTTCTATCAGTATTTGGAAATGGGACTTCAGAACTTTGAAGAGTATCAGGTATGTGCCATTACGGTGGGTGTTGTGGGTGACCTGTGCAGGGCACTGGAGGACAAAATTTTGCCCTACTGTGATGGCATCATGACCCAGCTCCTGAAGGATCTATCCAGCAATCAGTTGCACAGATCTGTAAAACCACCTATATTCTCATGTTTTGGTGACATTGCATTGGCAATTGGGGAGAACTTTGAGAAGTATTTGATCTATGCCATGCCCATGCTACAAAGTGCTGCAGAGTTGTCGGCACACACAGCTGCAGCTGATGATGAAATGCTTGACTACACCAATCAATTAAGGGATGGTATCTTGGAAGCCTACTCTGGTATTCTTCAAGGATTCAAGAGTTCCCCTAAGACACAATTACTGATGCCATATGCTCCAAATATTCTTCAGTTCCTTGACGCTCTTTATAATGGCAAAGATAT GGATGATTCTGTGATGAAGACTGCAATAGGCGTCTTGGGAGATCTGGCAGACACATTGGGTGTCCATGCTGGTCCTTTGATAAGTCAATCGACCTCAAGCAAGCAATTTCTGGATGAGTGCTTATCATCTGATGATCCTTTGGTCAAAGAATCAGCTGACTGGGCAAGGATTGCAGTCAGCCGTGCGGTTTCGGGTTGA